A portion of the Blautia hansenii DSM 20583 genome contains these proteins:
- the rplC gene encoding 50S ribosomal protein L3, with protein MKKAILATKVGMTQIFNEDGVLTPVTVLQAGPCVVTQVKTMDNDGYEAVQVGFGDKRENIVNKPMKGHFEKAGVSCKRFVRELKLEGEYTLGQEIKADIFAAGDKIDVTATSKGKGFQGAIKRHGQSRGPMAHGSKYHRHAGSNGACSDPSKVFKGKRMPGHMGHVRVTVQNLEVVRVDAENNLLLVKGAVPGPKKSLVTIKETVKCGK; from the coding sequence ATGAAGAAAGCAATCTTAGCTACTAAAGTCGGAATGACTCAAATCTTCAACGAAGACGGAGTTTTAACTCCAGTAACTGTATTGCAGGCTGGACCTTGTGTAGTAACACAGGTTAAGACAATGGACAATGACGGTTACGAAGCAGTACAGGTTGGTTTTGGCGATAAGAGAGAAAATATTGTCAACAAACCAATGAAAGGACACTTTGAAAAAGCTGGTGTTTCCTGCAAGAGATTCGTCAGAGAATTAAAATTAGAAGGCGAATACACATTAGGACAGGAAATCAAAGCTGATATCTTTGCAGCAGGAGACAAAATTGATGTTACTGCAACAAGCAAAGGTAAAGGATTCCAGGGCGCTATCAAAAGACATGGACAGTCCAGAGGACCTATGGCTCATGGTTCTAAATATCATCGTCATGCAGGTTCAAACGGTGCTTGTTCTGATCCTTCAAAAGTATTTAAAGGAAAAAGAATGCCAGGTCACATGGGACATGTAAGAGTAACTGTTCAGAACTTAGAAGTTGTAAGAGTTGATGCTGAAAACAACTTACTGTTAGTTAAAGGTGCAGTGCCAGGACCTAAAAAATCCTTAGTTACAATCAAAGAAACAGTTAAATGCGGTAAATAA
- the rplW gene encoding 50S ribosomal protein L23, translating into MANVKYYDVILKPVVTEKSMAAMGEKKYTFLVHTEANKTMIKEAVEKMFEGTKVKSVNTMNLDGKTKRRGMTFGKTAKTKKAIVTLTEDSKDIEIFEGL; encoded by the coding sequence ATGGCAAACGTAAAGTATTATGATGTAATCCTGAAACCAGTTGTAACTGAAAAAAGTATGGCTGCTATGGGCGAGAAAAAATATACTTTCTTAGTTCACACTGAAGCAAACAAAACAATGATTAAAGAAGCTGTTGAAAAAATGTTCGAAGGAACAAAAGTAAAAAGCGTAAACACAATGAACTTAGACGGAAAAACAAAAAGACGCGGTATGACTTTTGGTAAAACAGCTAAAACAAAAAAAGCTATCGTTACATTAACAGAAGATAGCAAAGATATTGAAATCTTCGAGGGGTTATAA
- the rplB gene encoding 50S ribosomal protein L2, whose product MGIKTYSPYTPSRRHMTGSDFSEITTSTPEKSLVVSLKKNAGRNNQGKITVRHRGGGSRRKYRIIDFKRRKDDVPAVVKTIEYDPNRTANIALIAYADGEKAYILAPEGLKVGMKVMNGANAEVRTGNCLPLSEIPVGTMVHNVELYPGKGGQLVRSAGNGAQLMAKEGKYATLRLPSGEMRMVPLNCRASIGVVGNGEHSLINIGKAGRKRHMGIRPTVRGSVMNPNDHPHGGGEGKTGIGRPGPCTPWGKPALGLKTRKKKKQSNKLIVRRRDGKTLAK is encoded by the coding sequence ATGGGAATTAAAACATATAGCCCATATACACCTTCCAGAAGACACATGACAGGTTCTGATTTCTCTGAAATCACAACTTCTACACCGGAGAAATCTCTGGTAGTGTCCTTAAAGAAAAATGCTGGACGTAATAATCAGGGTAAAATTACAGTTAGACACCGCGGAGGCGGAAGCAGAAGAAAATATAGAATTATCGATTTCAAGAGAAGAAAAGATGATGTACCTGCAGTTGTTAAAACAATCGAATACGATCCAAACAGAACAGCTAACATCGCTTTAATCGCTTATGCTGATGGTGAAAAAGCATACATCTTAGCTCCTGAAGGATTAAAAGTTGGTATGAAAGTTATGAATGGTGCTAACGCAGAAGTTAGAACAGGTAACTGCTTACCATTATCTGAAATTCCAGTTGGTACTATGGTACACAACGTTGAACTGTATCCAGGAAAAGGCGGACAGTTAGTTCGTTCTGCTGGTAACGGAGCACAGTTAATGGCAAAAGAAGGTAAATATGCAACACTTCGTCTGCCATCTGGTGAAATGAGAATGGTTCCATTAAACTGCCGCGCTTCTATCGGCGTTGTAGGAAATGGCGAGCACAGCCTTATCAACATTGGTAAAGCAGGACGTAAACGTCACATGGGTATCAGACCTACAGTTCGTGGTTCTGTTATGAACCCGAATGACCATCCACACGGTGGTGGTGAAGGTAAGACTGGTATCGGACGCCCAGGTCCATGTACACCATGGGGCAAACCAGCTCTTGGCTTGAAGACAAGAAAGAAAAAGAAACAGTCTAACAAGTTAATCGTAAGAAGACGAGATGGTAAAACATTAGCTAAATAG
- the rplD gene encoding 50S ribosomal protein L4, with protein sequence MANVSVYNMEGKEVGTMELNDAVFGVEINDHLVHLAVVRQLANNRQGTQKAKTRSEVSGGGRKPWRQKGTGHARQGSTRSPQWAGGGVVFAPTPRDYSLKMNKKERRAALKSVLTSRVQENKLIVLDELKLDEVKTKAMQNVLNNLNVSKALVVLADNDANVVLSTRNIPDVVTALPNTINVYDVLKYNTVILTKASAAAIEEVYA encoded by the coding sequence ATGGCAAACGTATCTGTTTATAATATGGAAGGCAAAGAAGTTGGAACAATGGAATTAAACGATGCTGTGTTCGGTGTTGAAATCAACGATCACTTAGTACATTTAGCTGTTGTTCGTCAGCTTGCAAATAATCGTCAGGGAACACAGAAAGCAAAAACACGTTCTGAAGTTTCCGGTGGTGGAAGAAAACCTTGGAGACAGAAAGGAACTGGTCATGCAAGACAGGGTTCAACAAGATCTCCGCAGTGGGCTGGTGGTGGAGTTGTATTCGCACCAACACCAAGAGATTATTCTCTGAAAATGAATAAAAAAGAAAGACGTGCAGCTTTAAAATCTGTTCTTACAAGCAGAGTACAGGAAAACAAGCTTATCGTTCTTGATGAATTAAAATTAGATGAAGTAAAAACAAAAGCAATGCAGAATGTTTTAAATAACTTAAATGTTTCTAAAGCATTAGTTGTTTTAGCTGACAATGATGCAAACGTAGTATTATCTACAAGAAACATTCCTGATGTTGTTACAGCATTACCAAATACAATCAATGTATATGATGTTCTGAAATACAACACAGTAATCTTAACAAAAGCTTCTGCTGCAGCAATTGAGGAGGTATACGCATAA